The genomic interval TATTTTACATTTTTAAGAACTAAAGCAGTTCCCATTCCTCCACCTATACATAGAGAAGCTAGTCCGTATTCTACTCCAGTTTTCTTCATTTCATGAATTAATGTAACAGTTATTCTGTTTCCAGAAGCTCCAACTGGGTGTCCTATAGCTATTGCTCCACCATTTACGTTAGTTTTATCTTTGAACCAATCAGCAGTTACTCCGTGTTCTGTACAAAGTTCTTTAATAACTCCTAAAGATTGAGCAGCAAATGCTTCATTAAGTTCGATTAATTGCATATCTTGTAATTTTAAATTAGCTTTCTTTAAAGCTTTTCTGATTGCAGGAACAGGTCCCATACCCATTATTAAAGGATCTACTCCTCCTGTACCAGTTGAAACTATTTCAACTAATGGTTTTAAATTATACTTTTTAACTGCTTCTTCAGAAGCTAATAATAGGAATGAAGCTCCATCATTTAATCCAGAAGCATTTCCCGCAGTAACTGAACCATCTTTTTTGAAAGCAGGTTTTAATTTAGCTAATTTTTCTAAATCAGTTTTTCTGTTTGGATATTCATCTGTATCAAATGTGATATCTCCTTTTTTATTAGGTATAACAACTGGAACTATTTCATCTTTAAATCTTCCAGAATCAACAGCTGCTATAGCTTTCTTTTGAGAATCTAATGCAAATGCATCTTGTTCTTCTCTTGTAATATTATATTTTTCTGCTATATTTTCAGCAGTAATTCCCATGTGGATATTATGATAAGCATCTGTTAAAGCATCTAAGATCATGTGGTCTTTCATAGTAAGATCTGCCATTTTATGTCCACCTCTTACTGCTCCAGGTAATATGAAACCTGCACCTGACATAGATTCAGTTCCTCCTGCTATAACAAGATCTGCTTCTCCTGCTTTTATGTTAGAGAAAGCAGTTATAACTGATTTCATTCCACTTCCACAGATTATATTTATTGAATAAGCTGGAACTTCATAAGGGATTCCTGCTTTTATAGCAACTTGTCTACCTACTCCTTGAGCTTGTCCTGCACTTAGAACGTTTCCTACTATAACTTCATCAATATTAGCAGGATCTATTCCTGTTTCTTCAATAATATTTTTTACTACTTTAGCTCCTAATTCTCCAGGTTTTAAAGGTGATAAAGTACCTAAAAAACTTCCGATAGCAGTTCTTTTAGCTGCAACTACATAAACCTTACTCATTTCTTCCTCCTTAAAATTTTATACATCATATGTAAACTAAAAATTGTAACTTAAAAAATTAAAGCATCAATCCACCAGATACAGAAAGAACTTCTCCTGTTATGAATGCAGACTCATCACTTGCTAAGAATAGAACAGCATTTGCTATATCTTCAACTTGTCCTAATCTTCCTAATGGAGTTGCATCTAACATTCCTTTTATAGTTTCTTCTGGTAATACATCTGTCATAGGTGTTTGAACAAAACCAGGAGCAACACAGTTAGCTCTTACATTTCTTGCACCAAATTCCTTAGCCCAAGTTTTAGACATAGCTATTACTCCGCCTTTTGTTGCAGCATAGTTAGTTTGTCCAGGATTTCCATGTAACCCAACAACTGATGATAAAGTTATAATAGATCCTTTTCTAGCTTTTAACATAGATCTTGAAACAGCTTGAGTCATATTGAAAACTCCTTTTAAGTTTACATTTATAACTGCATCCCATTGATCTTCAGTCATTCTCATAAGTAGTCCATCTTTAGTTATTCCTGCATTATTTACAAGAATATCTATTTTCCCATATTCTTTTTCAACTTCATCTACAAATGTTTTTATAGCTTCTCTATCAGTAACATTTAAAATCTTATGTACAACATTTGCTTGTTCGTAAGAACTTTCACCCATATCACAAGATATAACCATTTTTGCTCCATGAGCAGCAAGTTTTTCTACAATAGCTCTTCCAATTCCTCTAGCACTTCCAGTAACAACTGCAATTTTTCCTTCTAGTCTATTCATTAACTCCTCCATTCAATTTTTACTTTAAGAGAAACACAGTTCCCCTTATAAAAGTATATTACATCTGTTATGCAATGTCAAGGCTTTCATTAATTTGTTTATTCAAATATTTTATTTTCTTGAAATCATAAATTTATTTCAGTTATTATTAGTTAGTGTATATTTTTCTTATAATTTATTATATAATATTTAAAAACTTGTATTTTTTAGTTATGCCTAAATTTGTCATAGAAATATGATATAATTTTTTTGAGGTGAGAACAATGAAAGATATGAGGCTATTAAAACTATATAATAGGCTATTAAAAAATGATGACATAGATGTTGAAGAATATGCTAAAGAAAACGGGGTTAGTACTAGAACTGTTGAAAGAGATATAAAATGCATTAAAGACTTCTTAGCTGATAATGAGGATAAAAGTCGAGAGCTTATTCGTAATAAAATAAAGAAAAAATATCAATTAAGCTATTCAGAAGATAGTGTAAATTTAACTAAAAGTGAGATTTTAGCTATATCAAAAATTCTATTAGCTAGTAGAGCATTTTTAAAAGATGAAATTTCTTTAATTGTGGACAAAATTGCAAAACAATGTGGTTCAGAAGATGATTTAAAATCAATACAAAAATTAGTAAATAATGAAAAATTTCATTATATTGAGTTACAACATAAAAAATCATTTATTAATTATATCTGGGACTTGGGACAGGCTATAAAAGATAAAAAGAAAATAGAAATAGCATATAAAAAAATGGATGGAAATACAGTTAAAAGAATAATAGATCCTGTTGGACTTATGTTTTCTGAATATTACTTCTATCTTTTAGCTCATATTGAAAATATAGATAAAGAAAAATATTTTTGCAATAAAGATGATGAATATCCTACTATCTATAGACTTGATAGAATAGAAGATTTTGAAGTTTTAAATGAAAAATATATTCCTACTCTATATAAAAATAGATTTCAAGAAGGATTATTTAGAAAGCAAGTACAGTTTATGACAGGTGGTAAACTAAGAAAATTAAAATTTATTTATAGAGGAAGTTCAATAGAAGCATTACTCGATAAAATTCCTACTGCTAAAGCCAAAGAAATCGATAAAAATGTCTATGAAATTAAAGCTGAAGTCTTTGGAAATGGTATTGATAGATGGATATTAAGCCAGGGAGATGCTATTGAAATAATTGAAGATAATTAAAATTAAATAAGGAGGGGTTATCATGGCAACATTAAATCCAAGAGCTCAAATAGCATTAGTATTAGCTCAAATTGAAAGAGAATATTCAAAGGGGATGGAATTCTTTTTAGAGGACTTATCCACAGTACAAAATTGTGTATCTTATTCCAATTATCAAACTTTTTTTAATCTATTAAGAAATAATGCTGATTTAACAAAATTGGTAATGAGAGTAGGTTCTGTTTCAGGTAAAAATAAATATAAAAGAAAATAATATCAGTAAAGACAATTATTTAGTTGATAATTTTGGATAAAATAAAATATTACACATTAATAAAAAAGTAAAAATAAGTGAGTTACGAATGGAAATTTTAGATAAAAAATCAAATAGAATGAGCCAAGCAAATGCAGGAGTGTCTGAACGAAGTGAGTTTCCTGATTTCTTAGAAGCACTTAGCAATTTATTGCTTAGAGCTTCTTATGATGCAGATTCTTGATTTTTTATCGTTAAGAAATTTACTCAGTAACGAATTATTTTTACTTTTTTTATTTTATTAATTTTCTTTTAAAAGTGAAATAAATAAAAAAAACACACTGAATAGTGTGTTGAATTTATAAAATGGCGCTTCCTAATGGACTCGAACCATTGACGCTGCGGTTAACAGCCGCATGCTCTACCGACTGAGCTAAGGAAGCAACAATTGCTTGGCAAATCCATACTCTCCCAGGCCGCTTCCAGCCAAGTACCATCAGCGTATATGGGCTTAACTTCTAGGTTCGGAATGTAACTAGGTGTACCCCCATAGCTATACTCACCAAGCATATATATTGTATCACATAAATTTGTTATGTGCAAGTCTGAACACTTGAAACTATATAGTAAAGACAAACTTAGATTAAAACTACGATAATTAGTATTGGTCAGCTAAATGCATTGCTGCACTTACACCCCCAACCTATCAACCTCCTAGGCTCGAAGGTATCTTAAAGAATACTTATCTTGAAGTTAGTTTCCCGCTTAGATGCTTTCAGCGGTTATCTATTCCAAACGTGACTACCCAGCTGTGCCACTGGCGTGACAACTGGTACATCAGAGGTTTGTCCATCCCGGTCCTCTCGTACTAAGGACAGGTCTTCTCAATATTCTAACGCCTACAGTGGATAGGGACCGAACTGTCTCACGACGTTCTGAACCCAGCTCACGTACCGCTTTAATGGGCGAACAGCCCAACCCTTGGGACCTTCTCCAGCCCCAGGATGCGATGAGCCGACATCGAGGTGCCAAACCCTACCGTCGATATGGACTCTCGGGTAGGATCAGCCTGTTATCCCCAGGGTAGCTTTTATCCGTTGAGCGACGACCCTTCCATTCGGAATCGCCGGATCACTATGTCCTGCTTTCGCATCTGCTCGACCCGTCAGTCTTGCAGTCAAGCTCTCTTATGCCATTGCACTCTATGGTTGATTTCCATCCAACCTGAGAGAACCTTTGAACGCCTCCGTTACTCTTTCGGAGGCGACCGCCCCAGTCAAACTGCCCACCTAGCACTGTCTCCGTGGCTACAAACCACAGATTAGAATTTCAGCATTGAATGGTTGGTATTCCACCGATGACTCCGATACAGCTAGCGCCATATCATCACAGTCTCCCAACTATCCTATACATGCAATGCCAAAACCCAATACCAAGCTACAGTAAAGCTCCATGGGGTCTTTCCGTCCTACTGTAGGTAACCGGTATCTTCACCGGTAATACAATTTCACCAGGCCTCCCGTCAAGACAGCGCTCAAATCATTACACCATTCGTGCAGGTCGGAACTTACCCGACAAGGAATTTCGCTACCTTAGGACCGTTATAGTTACGGCCGCCGTTCACTGGGGCTTCAATTCGGAGCTCTCACTCCTCCTCTTAACCTTCCAGCACTGGGCAGGTGTCAGCCCATATACATCGCCTTCCAGCTTAGCATAGACCTGTGTTTTTGTTAAACAGTTGCTTGAGCCTCTTCACTGCGACCCTCGAGTGCTTTGTAACGCATGGATACTAACACCCAAGGGCTCCTCTTCTCCCGAAGTTACGAGGTTATTTTGCAGAGTTCCTTAACGAGAGTTAGCCTGTCCGCCTTAGATTTCTCATCCTGACCACCTGTGTCGGTTTACAGTACGGGCAGTCAAATATTAACGTTAGAAGCTTTTCTTGGCAGCGTGGGATTTGCACATTCATCTTACGACTGTATATCATACCTCAGATATAACTCAATGGATTTACCTATCAAGTCATCCTACATACTTCTACGGACACTTCCGTTCGTCCGCGTGCATACCCTTCTGCGTCCCTCCATCACAATATATGACTGGCACAGAAATATTAATCTGTTTTCCATTCGCCTACGCATTATAGCCTGGGCTTAGGTCCCGGCTTACTCAGGGAAGACAAGCTTTACCCTGAAAACCTTGGTCTTCCGGCGAGGGGGATTCTCGCCCCCTTTCTCGCTACTTATTCCTGCATTCTCACTTCTGATACCTCCAGAGTCAGTTACCCTTCTCCTTCAACGGCCTACAGAACGCTCTCCTACCAATCCTTACGGATTCCACAGCTTCGGTTTATAACTTAGCCCCGTTACATTGTCGGCGCAGAGACTCTCGACTAGTGAGCTATTACGCACTCTTTAAAGGTATGGCTGCTTCTAAGCCAACCTCCTAGTTGTTTGTGAATCTCCACCTCCTTTCCCACTTAGTTATAATTAGGGACCTTAGCTGGTGGTCTGGGTTGTTTCCCTTTCGACAATGGAAGTTAACTCCCATAGTCTCACTCCTGAGCTCTAAATTATGGTATTCGGAGTTTGATTGATTTCAGTAAGCAATACGCCCCCTAGATCATTCAGTGCTCTACCCCCATAATTGAACACTCAAGGCTGCACCTAGATGCATTTCGGAGAGAACGAGCTATCTCCTGGTTCGATTGGCTTTTCACCCCTAAACCTACCTCATCCCCCAACTTTTCAACGGCGGTGGGTTAGGACCTCCACTGTGTCTTACCACAGCTTCATCCTGGACAGGTTTAGATCACCAGGTTTCGCGTCTACGCCAAACGACTAAATCGCCCTATTAAGACTTGGTTTCCCTTCGGCTCCGTTATACTTAACCTCGCCGTTTAACGTAACTCGCAGGATCATTCTCCAAAAGGCACGCCATCACCATTACTGGCTCTGACCGCTTGTAAGCACACAATTTCAGGTTCTATTTCACTCCCCTCCAGGGGTTCTTTTCACCTTTCCCTCACGGTACTATGCGCTATCGGTTAGTAAGAGTATTTAGCCTTATGAGATATGGTCCTCACAGATTCACACAGAATTCCTCGTGTTCCATGTTACTTGGGAGCAGAGTTATATGTGTAAGGATTTACTTGTACAGGACTTTCACCTTCTACGGTTCGCCTTTCCAGACAATTCCAATTCATCAATACACTATATTGAATATCTTACAGTTCTTCACTACTCTGTCCCTCAACCCCCTAAATACAACGGCTGTATCCTTGACATATTTAAGGTTTAGGCTTGACCCATTTCGCTCGCCGCTACTTTGGGTATCGTTTTTACTTTCTTTTCCTCGCGTTACTTAGATGTTTCAGTTCACGCGGTTCCTTCTTTCGTATTAAGACTCCATCTTAATAGATTGCTCCATTCGGAAATCCTAGACTCTTACGTTCGATTGCAACTTATCTAGGCTTATCGCAGCTTACCACGTCCTTCATCGGCTCTTACTACCTAGGCATCCTTTGTGTGCCCTTAATTATTTTAACCTATTTTTTTGACAGCTAACTCTAAGAAATTGTTAGAGTTAATTTTTTTCTTGTTTGTTCTACTATATAGTTTCCAATGTTCAGTACAATGTTCTAAGAACATTACCAATAGAATAGAGAAAGACATATACTCCTTAGAAAGGAGGTGATCCATCCGCACGTTCCCGTACGGATACCTTGTTACGACTTCACCCCAATCGCTAATCACACCCTCGGAGCATCCCTCCTTACGGTTAGGCCTGCTACTTCAGGTGCAACCAACTCTCGTGGTGTGACGGGCGGTGTGTACAAGACCCGAGAACGTATTCACCGCGACATTGCTGATTCGCGATTACTAGCGATTCCAACTTCATGTACTCGAGTTGCAGAGTACAATCCGAACTAAGAATAGTTTTCTGAGATTAGCTCCACCTCGCGGCTTTGCGACTCTCTGTACTACCCATTGTAGCACGTGTGTAGCCCAGCGTATAAGGGGCATGATGACTTGACGTCATCCCCACCTTCCTCCTACTCATCGTAGGCAGTATCGCATGAGTCCCCAACTTAATGATGGTAACATACGAAAGGGGTTGCGCTCGTTGCGGGACTTAACCCAACATCTCACGACACGAGCTGACGACAGCCATGCACCACCTGTCTTTAGGTTTCCCCGAAGGGACACTGAAACATCTCTGTCTCATTCCTAAGATGTCAAACGCTGGTAAGGTTCCTCGCGTTGCGTCGAATTAAACCACATGCTCCACCGCTTGTGCGGGTCCCCGTCAATTCCTTTGAGTTTCATACTTGCGTACGTACTCCCCAGGCGGATTACTTATCGCGTTAGCTTGGGCGCTGAGGTTCGACCCCCAACACCTAGTAATCATCGTTTACGGCGTGGACTACCAGGGTATCTAATCCTGTTTGCTACCCACGCTTTCGCGCTTTAGCGTCAGTATCTGTCCAGTAAGCTGGCTTCCCCATCGGCATTCCTACAAATATCTACGAATTTCACCTCTACACTTGTAGTTCCGCTTACCTCTCCAGTACTCTAGTCATGCAGTTTCCAACGCAATACAGAGTTGAGCCCTGCATTTTCACATCAGACTTACATAACCACCTAGACGCGCTTTACGCCCAATAAATCCGGATAACGCTTGTGACATACGTATTACCGCGGCTGCTGGCACGTATTTAGCCGTCACTTCTTCTGTTGGTACCGTCATTTTTTTCTTCCCAACTGAAAGCACTTTACATTCCGAAAAACGTCATCGTGCACACAGAATTGCTGGATCAGACTTTTGGTCCATTGTCCAATATTCCCCACTGCTGCCTCCCGTAGGAGTAAGGGCCGTGTCTCAGTCCCCTTGTGGCCGTTCACCCTCTCAGGCCGGCTACCCATCATCGCCTTGGTGAGCCGTTACCTCTCCAACTAGCTAATGGGACGCAAAGCTCTCTCACAGCACATATAGCTTTCATAATCTTAGGATGCCCTAAAATCATAATATCAGGTATTAGCATTCGTTTCCAAATGTTGTCCCTAACTGTGAGGCAAGTTCTTTACGCGTTACTCACCCGTCCGCCACCCAAACCGAAGTTCAAGTAGACTTGCATGTGTTAAGCATTCTGTCAGCGTTCATCCTGAGCCAGGATCAAACTCTTCGTTCAATCTTTTTAATAGCTCATTTTTGCTATTTTATTTAACACCAAATTTATGGTTGCTTTTTGTCTTTTTCTCTATTCTGTTGCTAATGTCCTTGTCTCATTGACATCGACTATATTAACATCTTTTTCAAACTTTGTCAACAAAAATTTTTAAATTTTTTTATTTCTTTTTTATTTTACATTCATTTTAAAGGATTATTTTATTAATTTTTCTTTATGCTATTTATTTTTTCTGTATTTTGTTATAATATAAAAATAAAATGTGAGAGGAGTTGAAAAAATGAATAAAGCTATTGCTGTTTTTGATGCTGGACTTGGAAGTTATGCTATTGTAGAATCAATTAAAAAAGCTTATCCAAAACAAGATATTATTTATTTTGCTGATAGAAAAAGTTTTCCCTATGGTACTAAAACAACTGATGAATTAAAAACTATTATTGAAGATTCTGTTGATTTTCTTTTAAAAAAAGGTGCTAGTTTTATAGTACTTGCTTCAAATGCACCAAGTATAACTGTTCTTGACAAAATAAAAAATAAAGATAATGTCATAGGAATCTATCCTCCTTTAAAAAATGTTATAAATGACAAAAAGAAAAATACTCTTATTATTGGTGCTAAAGTAATGATTGATAGTTTTGAATTACAAGAATATATAAAAAAAGAAGTTGGAGATTTTCAGAAACAATTTCATGTGGAAAATGCTTCACCTTTAATTCAACTTATTGAAAGTGGGGATTTTATAAATAATATAGAAAAAACTGAAAATACTATAAAAAATTTCATAAAAACTTGTGAAGAAAAATATGGAAAATTAGATTCTATAACTTTAAGTAGTACTCATTTACCTTGGTTATCTTCTTACTTTCAAAAAATAATACCTGAAGCTAAACTATATGATCCAGCTGATAGTTTAGTTAAAGCTATAAAAAATTACACAAGTGAAGGTAGAGGAAAAATTCATTCTATTATTTCAGAATCAGAAAAGTATCCTGCTGATGAATTTTTAAAAATTCTAGAAACTTTAAAAATAAAACTTGATTATGAAATTATTTAAAAAATAAAGCTGAGTCTTATTAACTCAGCTTTGATTTTTCTTATTTTACTATTTCTTTGATTCTTGCTTTCTTAGCAGATAATCCTCTTAAGTAGTAAAGTTTAGATCTTCTTACTCTTCCTACTTTTAGAACTTCAATTCTGTCAATATTTGGAGAATTTACAGGGATTATTCTTTCTACTCCAATTCCTGCTGTAACTTTTCTTACAGTGAAAGTTTTTGCAACTCCTCCACCATTTACTCTGATTACAACTCCTTCAAATAATTGAACTCTTTCTTTGTTTCCTTCTTTTACCTTGTAGTACACTCCGATAGTGTCTCCAGCTTTGAATTGTGGAATATCGCTTCTTAGATATTCTTTTTCAACTAGTTCGATTAATTTTTCTTTCATCTTTTCCTCCTCAAGATATTCATTTAATTTTTATTAAAGCGGAATATCGAATTTTTACCAAATAATTCTACCTTATTTTTTAATCTTTGTCAATATACTTTTTTTCTATTTAAATATTTATTTTTTTATTTGATATAAATTAAAAATAATGATTATAATTATGGAAAAGATAGGTTGGTGATAGTATGAATCAAGATATTTATATTAAACTTTTAGAAGAGTTATTAGCAAATATTAATGAAGGTATTCATTTTGTTGACCAAAAAAACATTACTCAAATATATAACCATAATATGGAAAAAATTGAAGGAATGGATGCAAAAGTTATAATTGGAAAAAATTTCAGAAATATTTTTAAAGATATTCCTGAAGAAGAAAGTACACTTTTAAAAGCACTAAAAGGAATATCTATCAAAGACAATATCCAAAGATACCAAAACAAAAATGGGAAAGAGATCATTGCTTTAAATACTACTCTACCTATAAAGGTAAATGGGAAGATTTTGGGTGCTTTAGAAATATCTAAAGATATAACTAAAATAAAAAAACTTTCTGATGAATTGATAAAATTGCAAACTGTAAATAATGAAATAGGCGAAAATCTTTCTTGTTGTAAAAAAAGCAAATATAGTTTTGACGATATTATAGGTGAATGTCCTAAAATAAAAAGAACTATAGAGTTAGCTAAAAAAGTGACTGAAAGTGATGCTACTGTTTTTATCTATGGAGAAACTGGAACAGGTAAAGAACTTTTAAGTCAAGCTATTCATTATGGAAGTTCAAGAAAAGATAAGCCCTTTATAGCAATAAATTGTACTACTTTACCAGAAACTTTATTTGAAAGTATTTTATTTGGAACAGAAAAAGGTGGTTTCACTGGAGCTACAAATAAAATGGGCTTATTTGAACAAGCAAATGGAGGAACATTACTTCTTGATGAAATAAATTCTATACCTATAGAATTACAAGCTAAACTTTTAAGAGTTCTACAAGAAAAAACTGTTAGAAGAATTGGTGGAGTGAAGGATATTCCTATTGATGTAAGAGTTATTTCAACTACTAATGAAAATCCAAAAGATATTATAAAAAATGGAAAAATGAGATTAGATTTGTATTATAGATTAAATTTAATTTATTTAGAACTTTCTCCATTAAGAGAAAGAGAAGAGGATATATTACTTCTTAGTCAAAAATTTTTAAACTATTATAATAAAAAATTAAATAAAATATAAAAGGTTTAAGTAAAGAAGTTGAAGAAGTTTTTATGCAATATCTTTGGCCTGGTAACATTAGGGAGTTAGAAAATGTTATACAGTCTAGTATGATTTTAACAATTGAAGATTTTTTGACAAAAGAATTTTTAAATATAAATTGGGATGAAGTTTTCTTTAAAAAGAGAGTAAAAAAAGAAGAAAAAGAATTTTTTATCAAGGTAGCTCCTGATTTTGATAACGAAATTGACGATAACATTGATGAAAACGATCCTAATTTATTAAATAATCTTATGGCAAAAATGGAAGAAAAATATATAAGAGAAGCTGTTGATAGCTATCCATATAATTTAAGTAAAGCTGCTGCTTATCTTGGTATTAGTCGTCAAGCACTTCAATATAAAATGAAAAAATATAACATTAAATAATTTTATATGTTTTATTTTTTAAAAAATTGTCTATATTAAAGCAATATTTTTTTAATTTTGTAAAAAAATAAGATGCTATTGCAGATTTGCAGTAGCATCTTTTTATGATAATATTTCTATTATTTCAAGATTATCCATCTTTGGAATTAATCTTTGATAAAATTCTTCATCTAAATCTTTATTTATATACTTTTCTCTAAAATCATTTATAAATTTAGTTAAACTTTGATTGTCTCTTAGTTCAGATAGTCTCATATATTCTTTTATTATATCAAACCAAAAGCTTTCTTTTTGTCCTAAACCTCTTTGAAAAAAAGTATTGTCAGCAGAATTAAAATAAAATTTGACTTTTTTAATTTCTAAGATAGAGCTGGCTTTTCTTTTACAGGTAAATTTTATATTTTCTGTAACCTGTAAATTGCT from Fusobacterium pseudoperiodonticum carries:
- a CDS encoding helix-turn-helix transcriptional regulator — translated: MKDMRLLKLYNRLLKNDDIDVEEYAKENGVSTRTVERDIKCIKDFLADNEDKSRELIRNKIKKKYQLSYSEDSVNLTKSEILAISKILLASRAFLKDEISLIVDKIAKQCGSEDDLKSIQKLVNNEKFHYIELQHKKSFINYIWDLGQAIKDKKKIEIAYKKMDGNTVKRIIDPVGLMFSEYYFYLLAHIENIDKEKYFCNKDDEYPTIYRLDRIEDFEVLNEKYIPTLYKNRFQEGLFRKQVQFMTGGKLRKLKFIYRGSSIEALLDKIPTAKAKEIDKNVYEIKAEVFGNGIDRWILSQGDAIEIIEDN
- the fabG gene encoding 3-oxoacyl-[acyl-carrier-protein] reductase; the encoded protein is MNRLEGKIAVVTGSARGIGRAIVEKLAAHGAKMVISCDMGESSYEQANVVHKILNVTDREAIKTFVDEVEKEYGKIDILVNNAGITKDGLLMRMTEDQWDAVINVNLKGVFNMTQAVSRSMLKARKGSIITLSSVVGLHGNPGQTNYAATKGGVIAMSKTWAKEFGARNVRANCVAPGFVQTPMTDVLPEETIKGMLDATPLGRLGQVEDIANAVLFLASDESAFITGEVLSVSGGLML
- a CDS encoding acetyl-CoA C-acetyltransferase — its product is MSKVYVVAAKRTAIGSFLGTLSPLKPGELGAKVVKNIIEETGIDPANIDEVIVGNVLSAGQAQGVGRQVAIKAGIPYEVPAYSINIICGSGMKSVITAFSNIKAGEADLVIAGGTESMSGAGFILPGAVRGGHKMADLTMKDHMILDALTDAYHNIHMGITAENIAEKYNITREEQDAFALDSQKKAIAAVDSGRFKDEIVPVVIPNKKGDITFDTDEYPNRKTDLEKLAKLKPAFKKDGSVTAGNASGLNDGASFLLLASEEAVKKYNLKPLVEIVSTGTGGVDPLIMGMGPVPAIRKALKKANLKLQDMQLIELNEAFAAQSLGVIKELCTEHGVTADWFKDKTNVNGGAIAIGHPVGASGNRITVTLIHEMKKTGVEYGLASLCIGGGMGTALVLKNVK
- a CDS encoding sigma-54 interaction domain-containing protein; its protein translation is MNQDIYIKLLEELLANINEGIHFVDQKNITQIYNHNMEKIEGMDAKVIIGKNFRNIFKDIPEEESTLLKALKGISIKDNIQRYQNKNGKEIIALNTTLPIKVNGKILGALEISKDITKIKKLSDELIKLQTVNNEIGENLSCCKKSKYSFDDIIGECPKIKRTIELAKKVTESDATVFIYGETGTGKELLSQAIHYGSSRKDKPFIAINCTTLPETLFESILFGTEKGGFTGATNKMGLFEQANGGTLLLDEINSIPIELQAKLLRVLQEKTVRRIGGVKDIPIDVRVISTTNENPKDIIKNGKMRLDLYYRLNLIYLELSPLREREEDILLLSQKFLNYYNKKLNKI
- the rplS gene encoding 50S ribosomal protein L19; protein product: MKEKLIELVEKEYLRSDIPQFKAGDTIGVYYKVKEGNKERVQLFEGVVIRVNGGGVAKTFTVRKVTAGIGVERIIPVNSPNIDRIEVLKVGRVRRSKLYYLRGLSAKKARIKEIVK
- a CDS encoding glutamate racemase; its protein translation is MNKAIAVFDAGLGSYAIVESIKKAYPKQDIIYFADRKSFPYGTKTTDELKTIIEDSVDFLLKKGASFIVLASNAPSITVLDKIKNKDNVIGIYPPLKNVINDKKKNTLIIGAKVMIDSFELQEYIKKEVGDFQKQFHVENASPLIQLIESGDFINNIEKTENTIKNFIKTCEEKYGKLDSITLSSTHLPWLSSYFQKIIPEAKLYDPADSLVKAIKNYTSEGRGKIHSIISESEKYPADEFLKILETLKIKLDYEII
- a CDS encoding helix-turn-helix domain-containing protein, whose protein sequence is MQYLWPGNIRELENVIQSSMILTIEDFLTKEFLNINWDEVFFKKRVKKEEKEFFIKVAPDFDNEIDDNIDENDPNLLNNLMAKMEEKYIREAVDSYPYNLSKAAAYLGISRQALQYKMKKYNIK